The following DNA comes from Winogradskyella sp. PG-2.
TAATGAAATTAAAAAATAACATGAATATTTCAGTAGATTTAACCTTATCGCCGTTACAAGATGATTATGAAAAGCATGTCATAAAATTTATAAAACATTTACGAGCTTCAAAATTTACGGTATTAGAGAATCCTTTAAGTTCTCAAGTTTATGGTGATTATGATAGCTTAATGCCATTTTTAACTCAAGAAATAAAGCGTTCATTCAATGATGTCGATATTTCAGTATTGCAAATGAAAATTGTAAAAACAGACAGAAGCGACTATGAACCAGATTTTTGATTTTTTTCTAAATACTTACCAAGGCAGAGAAACCCATCTAATAATTCTCGAGGTAATTGCTTTTGTATTCGGCATTGCGAGTGTAGTATATGCAAAAAGAGAAAATATATTAGTTTACCCAACTGGTTTAATTGCAACAATTATAACAGTTTATTTGTTTTTGCACGATGAATTATTGGGTGATATGATGATGAATTTTTATTATTCCGTCATGAGTATATATGGCTGGTGGAATTGGTCTCGTAAAAAAGGAAGCAAATATGTTGTACCTATTTCTAGAACAAATACAAGAGATAAATTGATTGGATTTGGAATGTTTGTTGCAACTATGGTTGTTACTTATATTGTATATAAAGCTTATGGAACTGAAATTAATTCATCTAACTATATAGATATTTTTACGTCTGGAGTATTTTTTACGGCTATGTGGTTTATGGCAAATAAAAAGCTTGAAAACTGGACACTCTGGATTTTTGCAGATATTATTACTGTACCCCTTTATGCATATAGAGGTTGGGGAATGTTATCACTACAATATCTTATCTTTACAATCTTAGCAATTCAAGGCTATTACGCATGGAAGAAAAGCTTAAACAACAACCAAGTGACTGCATAAAAGTAGTTTTGTTTGGCCCTGAATCTACAGGGAAAACAACACTTTCTAAACAACTCGCAAGACATTATAGTTCAGTCTGGGTACGCGAGTACGCAAGAGAATATTTACAAGACAAATGGAACAATGAACGTAACACTTGTGAGCCAAAAGATCTATTGCCAATTGCTGTTGGACAAATGAAACTTGAAAACGAATTGGCTCAAAAAACAGAGTCAGTTTTAATATGTGATACAGATTTATTGGAAACAAAAGTTTACAGTGAAGCCTATTACTCAGGTACATGTGACCCGATTTTGGAGACATATGCTCTAAAAAATTTTTATGACCTATATTTTTTAACCTATATTGACACCCCTTGGGAAGCTGATGATCTCAGAGATAAACCCAATGAAAGAGAACGCATGTTCAAAGCTTTTGAGTCTACCCTAAAAACATATAACAAACCTTATGTTTTATTAAAAGGGAATAAACAAGAACGACTTAGATTAGCTATTGAGTATATTGATAACCTACTAGAACAAAAAAATGAGTTTTACTAAAAACGACATTAACCAAATCGAACGTAAAGGTTTGACTTTACAACATGTCGAATCCCAAATTGAACTTTTTAAAACAGGAATACCTTTTACAAATATTGCTGAAGCAGCAACAATCGGTAACGGTATTGTTGCTTTAAATGATAAATTAATAAAAGAGTCCACTACTTTTTTTGAAGAAAAAAAGGATGATATATCACTTGTGAAATTTGTGCCGGCTTCTGGCGCTGCAACACGAATGTTTAAATTTTTGTTTCAGTTCATAAAAGAATACAATCCCAGTAAAGAATCAATAAACGCTTTTATAAATAAGAGCAAGCTTAAAGATCTGGCTTTGTTTTCTATTGGATTAGAAAAATTACCCTTTTACAAGTTAGTATTAGAAGATCTACAATCTAAAGATATTGATTTTAACACCTTGTCTATCAGTAAAAAAATATGGCATTTTGTAAAAGCTATGTTAGATGAAGATGGACTAAATTATGGGAATTCACCAAAAGGATTATTACCATTTCACAAATATAAAAGCAACCACATTTCTACAGCTTTTGAGGAGCACTTGTATGAAGCTGCATTGTATGCCTCTGTAAATAATAAAGCAGAACTTCATTTTACAATTTCAGAACGTTTTAAAGATAAATTCAATGAAGAATTTAAACGTATTGAAGAATACGTAGAGAATGGAACAGGAGTTTCTTTTAATATTTCATTTTCATACCAGCATGAATCTACAGATACTATTGCTGTAACTTTAAAAGATGAGCCATTTAGAGAAGATGATCAATCTTTACTATTTAGACCATCTGGTCATGGTGCTTTATTAAAAAACTTAAATACACTTGATGCGGATATTATTTTTGTAAAAAACATTGATAATGTTGTTGTAAAATATTATAAAGAAGAAGTTGCTAAGTATAAAAAGGTTTTAGCAGGAATTTTGCTAAAATTACAAGCAAAGACATTTGATTTTCTACACTATTTAGATGCTAAAGATTCAACACAAGTCGAATTTAAAGCCATTGAAGACTTTTTAAGTCAAGAGATGAGCATAAAAATATCGAGTGAATATAGAAAATATACAGATTATTATAAGATTGAATATTTAAGAGAAAAACTAAATCGCCCAATCCGTATTTGCGGTATGGTTAAAAACGAAGGTGAGCCAGGTGGTGGACCATTTTGGGTAAAGAATAAATATTCTAATCAATCACTTCATATTGTAGAGTCCGCTCAAATTAATTTAAAGGATAAAAAACAAAAAGGCTTACTTAAAAATGCTACTCATTTTAATCCAGTAGATTTAGTTTGCGGTGTGAAAAATTATAAGGGAGAGAAATTTGATTTAGAAAAGTATGTAGATTATAATGCAGCGTTTATTACAATGAAAACTAAAACAGGGAAAGATTTAAAAGCTTTAGAATTACCAGGTCTTTGGAATGGTAGTATGGCCTTTTGGAATACCATTTTTGTTGAAGTACCAATTATTACTTTCAATCCAGTAAAAACAGTTAACGACCTACTTAAAGCACCACACCAAATTAAATAGCTGTGGATGTAGAACTTCTTAAGTCTGAATTATCTTATAAATTTGTTAGAAGCTCGGGTAGTGGAGGACAGCATGTGAACAAAGTGTCTTCTAAAGCGGAATTATATTTTAATCTTCAAGAATCTGCAATTTTCAATGTAGATGAAAAATTAAAGCTTTCTGAATTTTTTAAAAATAGATTAAGCAAAAATCACATTCTAGTTTTGACTTGTGACGAAAGTCGCAGCCAATTTAGAAATAAGGCGATTGTAACGGAACGTTTTTTGGAATTAATTGAAGAAGGTTTAAAGGAGGAAAAAGAAAGAAAACCTACCAAAATTCCTAAATCTATAAAAGGAAAACGCCTTAATAATAAACGCAAAAATTCAGAAAGGAAAGCGAGTCGAAAAAAACCAGAGATTGATTAAAATAAATTATCAATTATCGCTTGTCATTATTTATTTGTAGATTATATTTGCAGCGTTCTCAAAAAAGGGGTGCCTATTTAACGGCTGAGATCATACCCATTGAACCTGCGCAGGTAATGCTGTGAAGGAAACGAGCGTTAAGAAAATGTCAAGTTGACATTTTTAGCGAGTGCGATTAGGTCATCAATGTTGGTTTTTACTTCTGAATCTGATGATTATTCATATTAGGATTCAAAATAAAAATCAGTATATGAAATATTGTATAAGTACTATGCTCAAAAACTAATTATTAACCAAGAATAATGACCTCTTTTTATTCGATTATAAAACTATAGTCGTATGAAAATTTTATTCAGCAATCTGCAAAAAATCAGTAGGCAGAAAGCGACACTTTTCATTTTTTTATTATGTATTTGTTCAGTTTATGGACAAGAAAAAAAACAAGATTCTACAACAACAGAAAAACTAGATGAAGTTTTAGTTAAAGCAGTTAGAGTAGACGCTAAATCACCAATTACGCATTCAAACGTAACTAAGAAGGAAATTGCTAAACGTAATTTAGGGCAAGATATTCCTATCTTATTAAATTTTTTGCCATCAGTAGTTACAACTACAGATGCTGGAGCCGGAGTAGGTTACACAGGTATTAGAGTAAGAGGTGTAAGCCCACAATCTACAAACATTACTATCAACGGTATTCCATATAACGATGCCGAATCTTTAGGAACATTTTGGGTTAATTTAGGTGATTTTGCATCGTCTGTAGAAAGTTTGCAATTACAGCGTGGCGTTGGGACATCAACAAATGGGTCAGGTGCATTTGGAGCAAGTATAAACGTGCTAACAGATGCAGTATCAAAAGAAGCTTCAGGTGAAATTTCTAATTCTTTTGGAAGTTTTAATACTAGAAAACATACGGTGAAATTTAGTACTGGTTTAATGAATAACCATTTCGAAATCGCTGGTCGTTTATCTAATATAGCTTCAGATGGTTACATAGATCGTGCTTCCGCAGATTTGAAATCTTACTTCTTACAAGGATCATATGTCGATGATAACACTTTAATAAAAGCCATAACATTTGGTGGTAATGAAGTAACCTATCAATCTTGGTATGGATTAGAAGATTTGAATACATTAGAAAACGATAGAACTTTTAATGTGGCTGGTATTTATACCGATGCGAATGGAAATACCCAGTTTTACGACAATGAAGTTGATAATTACAGTCAAGATCATTATCAATTACACTGGAATCAGCGTTACAATAGCCAATGGTCAACTACGCTTGGGTTAAACTACACCTATGGCCGTGGTTATTTTGAACAATATAAAGAAGATGAAGATTTTGATGATTACGGATTTACAGAATTGTCCATAGGAGGTGAAACTGTAAATACAACCGATTTAATTCGTCGACGTTGGTTAGATAATGACTTTTATGTTATAAATGCAAACGCTAATTACAAAGACAATAATTTAAACTTAATTTTTGGTGGTTCTTATAGTCATTATAATGGGGATCATTTTGGTGAAGTCATTTGGGCAGAGTTTGCAAGCCAAAGTGAAATAAGAGACCGATATTATGACGGAAATAGTAAAAAGAATGATTTGTCTATTTTTTCTAAAGCAAATTATAGAGTGAATGAGAAAGTAAGTCTTTATGGTGATTTACAAATGAGAAATGTCACCTATAAAACTACAGGAAATACATCTGATTTAGTTGATTTTGAAGTTGATAAAAAGTTTACATTTTTTAACCCAAAAGTGGGAATTACTTACGATTTAAATTCAGATAATAGTTTGTATTTCTCTTATGCTAGAGCAAATAGAGAGCCAAATCGTACAGATTTTGAAAGTAATCCAAATATAGAAGCAGAACAATTAAATGATTTTGAATTAGGTTGGAGACACAATCAAAGTGGCTTTACATTTAATGTAAATGCCTACTATATGTTATACAATCAGCAGCTAGTCCTTTCTGGTCAGTTAGACGATGTAGGCAACCCAATTAGAACCAATAGTGGTAAAAGTTACCGATTAGGATTAGAATTAGAGGCGGTTATCCCAGTAAATTCTAAGTTAACATTACAACCTAATATGACGATTAGTGCTAATAAGAATAGTGAAACTATTATTCCGTTTGATGGTGTTTTACAAAATCTTGGTAAAACAGATATTTCATTTTCACCAAATTTAGTTGCTGCAAATGCGATTGTATATCAGCCAATCAAAAACTTTCAAATATCATTATTAAGCAAGTTTGTTGGTGATCAATTTATGAGTAATACAGAAGCAGAACGTTCTAAATTAGATAGTTTCTTTATTAATGATTTTAATATCAGTTACACGCTAAAAACTAAATTGGTTTTTGATTCGGTAGTGTTTACCGGCTTAGTAAATAATATTTTTAATGTAGAATACATCTCTAATGGATATTACTATACTTATGATGATACTTGGTCTAATCCAGGAACAGTTGCTACAATTGAAGGAGCCGGTTTTTATCCACAAGCAACTCGGAACTTTTTAGTAGGTATAACCTTAAATTTTTAATTACTTACGAGATAAGTATTATTACCAATAGCCTCTACTCTGTATGGTTTTAAAGTACAGGGTGGAGGATTATCTCCAGAAAAAGTACCTGTTGCTAAGAAATAGGTGTTAGCATCTTGGCAACCGCTTGTAGCTGAAACATTATCTGACGAAATAGTTAGAGCTGAGCAACCTGAAGGAGTACGATTAGGATCAGCACCATCCCAAGCTAAGAGAGTGGCAGAAGTTAATCGGTATAAGATAATACCTTCATTACCTTGACCCTCAACTCTTACAGCATTTCCGGGAAATAAAAGTTGATTAAACTGAGGTAGATTAAGATTAACAGTGAGGTTTACACCAACGTTAAGCAAAAAGTTACAGTTGTTATTGTCATCATTTTTATTGCAACCGAAAATTGTAATAAAAGAAGCTAGTAAAAGCAGTTTTTTCATCATTAAATTTTGAAGGGCAATTTACGATTATTTCAACTATACCGTAAATATTTTATATATTTGCATTGTAATCTCGTCAGCGCGAGATTTTTTTTATTCTGAATATACATCAGAATACCT
Coding sequences within:
- the arfB gene encoding alternative ribosome rescue aminoacyl-tRNA hydrolase ArfB, producing MDVELLKSELSYKFVRSSGSGGQHVNKVSSKAELYFNLQESAIFNVDEKLKLSEFFKNRLSKNHILVLTCDESRSQFRNKAIVTERFLELIEEGLKEEKERKPTKIPKSIKGKRLNNKRKNSERKASRKKPEID
- the pnuC gene encoding nicotinamide riboside transporter PnuC, whose protein sequence is MNQIFDFFLNTYQGRETHLIILEVIAFVFGIASVVYAKRENILVYPTGLIATIITVYLFLHDELLGDMMMNFYYSVMSIYGWWNWSRKKGSKYVVPISRTNTRDKLIGFGMFVATMVVTYIVYKAYGTEINSSNYIDIFTSGVFFTAMWFMANKKLENWTLWIFADIITVPLYAYRGWGMLSLQYLIFTILAIQGYYAWKKSLNNNQVTA
- a CDS encoding DUF4301 family protein, yielding MSFTKNDINQIERKGLTLQHVESQIELFKTGIPFTNIAEAATIGNGIVALNDKLIKESTTFFEEKKDDISLVKFVPASGAATRMFKFLFQFIKEYNPSKESINAFINKSKLKDLALFSIGLEKLPFYKLVLEDLQSKDIDFNTLSISKKIWHFVKAMLDEDGLNYGNSPKGLLPFHKYKSNHISTAFEEHLYEAALYASVNNKAELHFTISERFKDKFNEEFKRIEEYVENGTGVSFNISFSYQHESTDTIAVTLKDEPFREDDQSLLFRPSGHGALLKNLNTLDADIIFVKNIDNVVVKYYKEEVAKYKKVLAGILLKLQAKTFDFLHYLDAKDSTQVEFKAIEDFLSQEMSIKISSEYRKYTDYYKIEYLREKLNRPIRICGMVKNEGEPGGGPFWVKNKYSNQSLHIVESAQINLKDKKQKGLLKNATHFNPVDLVCGVKNYKGEKFDLEKYVDYNAAFITMKTKTGKDLKALELPGLWNGSMAFWNTIFVEVPIITFNPVKTVNDLLKAPHQIK
- a CDS encoding AAA family ATPase, translating into MEEKLKQQPSDCIKVVLFGPESTGKTTLSKQLARHYSSVWVREYAREYLQDKWNNERNTCEPKDLLPIAVGQMKLENELAQKTESVLICDTDLLETKVYSEAYYSGTCDPILETYALKNFYDLYFLTYIDTPWEADDLRDKPNERERMFKAFESTLKTYNKPYVLLKGNKQERLRLAIEYIDNLLEQKNEFY
- a CDS encoding TonB-dependent receptor, with amino-acid sequence MKILFSNLQKISRQKATLFIFLLCICSVYGQEKKQDSTTTEKLDEVLVKAVRVDAKSPITHSNVTKKEIAKRNLGQDIPILLNFLPSVVTTTDAGAGVGYTGIRVRGVSPQSTNITINGIPYNDAESLGTFWVNLGDFASSVESLQLQRGVGTSTNGSGAFGASINVLTDAVSKEASGEISNSFGSFNTRKHTVKFSTGLMNNHFEIAGRLSNIASDGYIDRASADLKSYFLQGSYVDDNTLIKAITFGGNEVTYQSWYGLEDLNTLENDRTFNVAGIYTDANGNTQFYDNEVDNYSQDHYQLHWNQRYNSQWSTTLGLNYTYGRGYFEQYKEDEDFDDYGFTELSIGGETVNTTDLIRRRWLDNDFYVINANANYKDNNLNLIFGGSYSHYNGDHFGEVIWAEFASQSEIRDRYYDGNSKKNDLSIFSKANYRVNEKVSLYGDLQMRNVTYKTTGNTSDLVDFEVDKKFTFFNPKVGITYDLNSDNSLYFSYARANREPNRTDFESNPNIEAEQLNDFELGWRHNQSGFTFNVNAYYMLYNQQLVLSGQLDDVGNPIRTNSGKSYRLGLELEAVIPVNSKLTLQPNMTISANKNSETIIPFDGVLQNLGKTDISFSPNLVAANAIVYQPIKNFQISLLSKFVGDQFMSNTEAERSKLDSFFINDFNISYTLKTKLVFDSVVFTGLVNNIFNVEYISNGYYYTYDDTWSNPGTVATIEGAGFYPQATRNFLVGITLNF